In Ruminococcaceae bacterium BL-6, a genomic segment contains:
- the dayD gene encoding D-amino acyl-tRNA deacylase (Evidence 2a : Function from experimental evidences in other organisms; PubMedId : 10747959, 16014871, 16461678, 19332551; Product type e : enzyme), with protein sequence MEKLIFDSHAHYDDEAFSPDRDELLSSLPGRGVCNVVNMGADFAGCTDSIALAERYPYFYAAVGIHPECADGLPADYLGRLERWAKHPKVVAIGEIGLDYHFEDMAPREVQRRVFEEQLLLANRLKLPVVVHDRDAHGDTMELLKKHHPRGAVHCFSGSVEMMRELLRLGMYIGIGGVVTFKNARVPVQVAKEVPLDRLLTETDAPFLAPVPFRGKRCDSTMIRSTAERIAEIRGQTMEEILSAGRRNAEKLFDIIAEE encoded by the coding sequence TTGGAAAAATTGATTTTTGATTCGCACGCCCATTACGACGACGAAGCGTTTTCCCCCGACCGCGACGAGCTGCTGAGCAGCCTGCCCGGCCGGGGCGTCTGCAATGTCGTCAATATGGGCGCGGATTTCGCGGGCTGCACCGATTCCATCGCGCTCGCCGAGCGGTACCCGTATTTTTACGCGGCGGTCGGCATCCACCCGGAATGTGCGGATGGGCTGCCCGCCGATTATCTCGGCCGGCTGGAGCGTTGGGCGAAGCATCCCAAAGTGGTGGCGATCGGGGAGATCGGGCTGGATTACCATTTTGAGGACATGGCTCCGCGGGAGGTGCAGCGGCGGGTGTTCGAAGAGCAGCTTCTGCTGGCGAACCGGCTGAAGCTTCCGGTCGTCGTGCACGACCGGGATGCGCACGGCGACACGATGGAGCTGCTGAAAAAGCACCATCCGCGCGGCGCGGTGCACTGCTTTTCGGGCAGCGTGGAAATGATGCGCGAGCTGCTTCGGTTGGGCATGTACATCGGCATCGGCGGCGTGGTCACGTTCAAAAACGCGCGGGTGCCGGTCCAGGTTGCGAAAGAGGTTCCGCTTGACCGCCTGCTTACCGAAACGGACGCGCCTTTTCTCGCGCCGGTCCCATTCCGCGGAAAGCGCTGTGATTCCACGATGATCCGGAGCACGGCGGAAAGAATTGCGGAGATCCGCGGCCAGACTATGGAAGAAATCCTTTCCGCGGGGCGGCGCAACGCGGAAAAGCTTTTCGATATTATTGCTGAGGAGTAA
- the metS gene encoding methionyl-tRNA synthetase (Evidence 2a : Function from experimental evidences in other organisms; PubMedId : 11233169, 12682299, 12792655; Product type e : enzyme) has translation MDKKTFYITTPIYYPSGKPHIGHSYCTVASDAIARYKRLQGYDVMFLTGTDEHGQKIEINAEKEGVTPKEYVDRVVAGFQRLWKLLDISNDRFIRTTDAYHEKAVQKIFRTLYDKGEIYKGKYEGWYCTPCESFWTETQLKDGKCPDCGREVKWAEEEAYFFRLSKYADRLLKLYEDHPDFIQPDSRKHEMIQFIKSGLNDLCVSRTSFSWGIPVDFDPKHVVYVWLDALTNYITAMGYGSDDDSDYRKYWPADVHFVGKEIVRFHTVIWPAILMALDLPLPKQVYGHGWLLFGDGSKMSKSKGNVVDPVILCKRYGVDAIRYFLLREIPFGADGTFTNEALINRINSDLANDLGNLVSRTTAMVQKYFGGTIPEEREKEPVDDELIGMVTSLRGKCDSYIGSYQFSSALTEIWKVVARANKYVDETMPWALGKDESKRARLAAVMYNLCETLRVLSILITPFMPNTAPKIQRQIGADSSVLTYESAARWGLLPASARIEKGEALFPRIDVDKEIEELNKLIPNPAEKQKKEPEEAKAQPEQEGKEKVEGIAQIGIDDFSKADLRVAYVKACEHIKRAKKLLKLTLDDGEGERTVVSGIAQWYSPEDLSGHSILLVANLKPVTLCGVESQGMILSADCGENDVRVLFADGVPAGSKIH, from the coding sequence ATGGACAAAAAGACATTCTATATCACCACCCCCATCTATTACCCTTCGGGGAAGCCGCACATCGGCCACAGCTACTGCACGGTGGCGAGCGACGCGATCGCGCGCTACAAGCGCCTTCAGGGTTATGACGTGATGTTCCTGACCGGGACGGATGAGCATGGCCAGAAAATCGAGATCAATGCGGAAAAGGAGGGCGTCACCCCCAAGGAGTATGTGGACCGGGTCGTCGCGGGATTCCAGCGGCTCTGGAAGCTCCTGGACATCAGCAACGACCGCTTCATCCGCACCACCGATGCTTACCACGAAAAGGCGGTGCAGAAAATCTTCCGCACGCTGTATGACAAGGGCGAAATCTATAAGGGCAAATACGAGGGATGGTACTGTACCCCCTGCGAATCCTTCTGGACCGAAACCCAGCTCAAGGACGGAAAATGCCCCGACTGCGGGCGCGAGGTGAAATGGGCGGAGGAAGAGGCCTATTTCTTCCGGCTTTCCAAATACGCGGACAGGCTGCTCAAGCTGTATGAGGACCACCCGGACTTCATTCAGCCGGACAGCCGGAAGCACGAGATGATCCAGTTCATCAAAAGCGGGCTGAACGACCTGTGCGTTTCGCGCACCAGCTTTTCCTGGGGGATCCCGGTGGATTTCGACCCCAAGCACGTGGTCTACGTCTGGCTGGACGCGCTGACGAACTATATCACCGCGATGGGCTACGGTTCGGATGACGACTCGGATTACCGCAAATACTGGCCTGCCGACGTCCATTTCGTCGGCAAAGAGATCGTGCGGTTCCATACGGTCATCTGGCCTGCGATCCTGATGGCGCTCGATCTGCCGCTTCCGAAGCAGGTTTACGGCCACGGCTGGCTGCTGTTCGGCGACGGGAGCAAGATGAGCAAGAGCAAGGGAAACGTGGTCGACCCCGTCATTCTCTGCAAACGGTACGGCGTCGACGCCATCCGGTATTTCCTCCTGCGCGAGATCCCGTTCGGCGCGGATGGAACCTTTACGAACGAGGCGCTCATCAACCGGATCAATTCGGACCTTGCGAACGATCTGGGCAACCTCGTTTCGCGCACGACGGCGATGGTGCAGAAGTATTTCGGCGGGACGATCCCGGAAGAGCGGGAAAAGGAGCCGGTGGACGACGAGCTGATCGGCATGGTGACATCCCTGCGGGGAAAATGCGACTCGTATATCGGCAGCTACCAGTTTTCCAGCGCCCTCACCGAGATCTGGAAGGTCGTTGCGCGCGCGAACAAATATGTCGACGAAACCATGCCGTGGGCGCTGGGGAAAGACGAGAGCAAGAGGGCGCGCCTCGCCGCGGTGATGTACAACCTGTGCGAAACGCTTCGTGTCCTTTCGATCCTGATCACGCCGTTTATGCCGAACACTGCGCCGAAGATCCAGCGGCAGATCGGCGCGGACTCTTCGGTGCTGACGTATGAAAGCGCGGCCCGCTGGGGGCTTCTGCCGGCGTCGGCCCGGATCGAAAAGGGAGAGGCACTGTTCCCGCGCATCGACGTGGACAAGGAGATCGAGGAGCTGAACAAGCTGATCCCGAATCCCGCCGAAAAACAGAAGAAGGAGCCGGAAGAAGCGAAGGCCCAGCCGGAACAGGAGGGGAAAGAGAAAGTGGAAGGAATCGCTCAGATCGGCATCGATGACTTTTCCAAAGCGGATCTCCGCGTCGCTTATGTAAAGGCGTGCGAGCACATCAAGCGCGCCAAGAAGCTGCTGAAGCTGACGCTCGACGACGGCGAGGGCGAGCGCACGGTCGTTTCCGGGATCGCCCAGTGGTACAGCCCGGAGGACCTCTCCGGACACAGCATCCTGCTGGTCGCGAACTTAAAGCCCGTCACCCTGTGCGGCGTGGAGAGCCAGGGCATGATCCTGTCTGCGGACTGCGGTGAAAACGACGTGCGCGTGCTGTTTGCGGACGGCGTCCCCGCCGGCTCGAAGATTCACTGA
- a CDS encoding LytR_cpsA_psr domain-containing protein translates to MASRKNSRNGRDGPEQDIDRYDQVDRNQYGGRDIYSSSSGPRRRRKKKRRGRKILTAFLSLLVLLAVGLFVYANTMLSRISRDNTDPQSYVQLPSDAPSWDVAQDKKVTNILLIGTDREKDGLRRSDSMMLVSIDNQNKKLHLTSFLRDLYLEIPTVGKDKLNASFSNGGAALTMQTIENNFRVNVDRYVQIDVDSFAEVIDKMGGIDVVVNKAEADEMNRVKHCNFSAGKNHMRGTLAVYYARMRIIDTDFARTGRQRQVIRCMIDKLKTRNPIEMTGILYDYLQYVKTNLTDTELISLAAGAMKIMDYPIDSMHVPNTGTYQNLTLDNGAKVLDVDLEKNCAMLRKFIYGTEE, encoded by the coding sequence ATGGCGAGCAGAAAGAACAGCCGGAACGGCCGCGACGGGCCGGAGCAGGATATCGACCGGTATGATCAGGTGGATCGCAATCAGTACGGCGGCCGCGATATTTACAGCTCCTCGTCCGGCCCCCGGCGCCGCAGGAAGAAAAAACGGCGCGGCAGAAAGATCCTGACCGCCTTTTTGAGCCTTCTGGTCCTTCTTGCCGTCGGCCTTTTCGTTTATGCCAACACGATGCTGTCCCGCATCAGCCGCGACAACACGGACCCGCAGAGCTATGTCCAGCTTCCGTCCGACGCCCCTTCCTGGGATGTGGCGCAGGACAAGAAGGTGACGAATATCCTTCTGATCGGCACGGACAGAGAAAAGGATGGCCTTCGGCGGTCCGACTCGATGATGCTCGTTTCGATCGACAACCAGAATAAAAAGCTTCATCTGACCTCGTTCCTGCGCGACCTTTATCTGGAGATCCCCACGGTGGGGAAGGACAAGCTCAACGCTTCGTTTAGCAACGGCGGGGCGGCGCTGACCATGCAGACCATCGAGAACAACTTCCGCGTGAACGTCGACCGGTACGTTCAGATCGACGTGGACAGCTTTGCGGAGGTCATCGACAAAATGGGCGGGATCGACGTGGTCGTCAACAAAGCGGAAGCGGATGAGATGAACCGCGTGAAGCACTGCAATTTCAGCGCGGGCAAAAACCACATGCGCGGCACGCTGGCGGTCTATTACGCGCGGATGCGCATCATCGACACCGATTTCGCCCGCACCGGCCGGCAGCGCCAGGTGATCCGCTGCATGATCGACAAGCTGAAGACAAGGAACCCCATCGAGATGACGGGTATCCTGTACGACTATCTTCAGTACGTCAAAACGAACCTCACCGACACGGAGCTGATTTCCCTCGCCGCCGGCGCGATGAAGATCATGGACTATCCGATCGACAGCATGCACGTCCCGAATACGGGTACGTACCAGAATCTGACGCTGGACAACGGCGCGAAGGTGCTGGATGTCGACCTGGAAAAGAACTGCGCGATGCTCCGGAAATTTATTTATGGGACCGAGGAATAA
- a CDS encoding protein of unknown function (Evidence 5 : Unknown function), which produces MSSFAKTPASFFPDVYTDLTYYPPIPYKIRKEQEAFVMPEIKRNRRRVDTRKLFIRIVALLCAVLIAGSILTMVFYM; this is translated from the coding sequence ATGTCAAGCTTTGCGAAAACCCCCGCTTCCTTTTTTCCCGATGTTTACACTGATTTAACATATTATCCCCCGATTCCGTATAAAATAAGAAAGGAACAGGAGGCGTTTGTCATGCCTGAAATCAAACGGAACAGGCGCCGTGTGGACACGCGAAAGCTGTTCATCCGCATTGTTGCACTGCTTTGTGCGGTTCTGATCGCGGGTTCCATTCTGACGATGGTATTCTACATGTAA
- a CDS encoding Pyridine nucleotide-disulfide oxidoreductase → MLDYDVVIVGAGPAGIFAALELKKEAPQARILMMDSGSCIERRSCPARTRGVCAHCNPCHIMNGWAGAGAFSDGKLSLSSEVGGNLTDYLPQEKVQALIHYADESYLRFGAPDIVYGLNDKYAEKISYEAKKNGIRLIPCPVRHMGTEYSYQVLSRMYDYLEEKEGFTFLEYTTAESIVSENGAAAGVWAVDREGNRKCYKAPYVVIAPGRGGAEWLSRVAAENKIQTTNNAVDIGVRVEVPNAVMDVLTKHLYEAKLVYYSDTFESRVRTFCMNPGGIVSEEHYDGGVGGKGIAVVNGHSYADEDKRTDNTNFALLVSTHFTEPFHHPIEYGRYIAQLGNMLTGGGIMVQRLGDLLMGRRTDVSRLKRSTTVPTLKNAVPGDLSFVLPHRHLTSVVEGLKAFDKLAPGLYAKNTLLYGVEVKFYSSKVKVENNFETAISRLYAIGDGAGITRGLMQASVTGVVVARDIAGKLA, encoded by the coding sequence ATGTTGGATTACGATGTGGTGATTGTGGGCGCCGGCCCGGCGGGGATTTTCGCGGCGCTGGAGCTGAAAAAGGAAGCTCCCCAGGCGCGGATCCTGATGATGGACAGCGGAAGCTGCATCGAGCGGCGGTCCTGCCCCGCCAGAACCCGCGGCGTCTGCGCGCACTGCAATCCCTGTCATATCATGAACGGCTGGGCCGGGGCGGGCGCCTTTTCGGACGGGAAGCTTTCCCTTTCCAGCGAAGTGGGCGGCAACCTGACGGACTACCTGCCCCAGGAAAAAGTACAGGCCCTGATCCATTACGCCGACGAATCCTATCTTCGTTTCGGCGCGCCCGATATCGTATACGGCCTGAACGACAAATACGCGGAAAAGATCTCGTACGAGGCGAAAAAGAACGGGATCCGCCTGATCCCCTGCCCCGTGCGCCACATGGGCACGGAGTATTCGTATCAAGTGCTCAGCCGCATGTACGACTATCTGGAGGAAAAAGAGGGCTTCACCTTTCTGGAATACACGACGGCGGAAAGCATCGTTTCCGAAAACGGGGCGGCCGCCGGCGTCTGGGCCGTGGACCGCGAAGGGAACCGCAAGTGCTACAAGGCGCCCTACGTCGTGATCGCGCCCGGGCGCGGCGGGGCGGAATGGCTCAGCCGCGTGGCCGCGGAAAACAAAATCCAGACGACGAACAACGCCGTGGATATCGGTGTGCGCGTAGAGGTCCCGAACGCCGTGATGGATGTTCTGACCAAGCACCTGTACGAGGCGAAGCTGGTGTATTACTCGGATACGTTTGAAAGCAGGGTGCGCACGTTCTGCATGAATCCGGGCGGCATCGTCAGCGAGGAGCATTACGACGGCGGCGTGGGCGGAAAGGGGATCGCCGTGGTGAACGGCCACAGCTACGCGGATGAGGACAAACGCACCGACAACACGAATTTCGCGCTGCTTGTGTCCACCCACTTTACAGAGCCGTTCCATCATCCCATCGAATACGGGCGGTACATCGCCCAGCTCGGGAACATGCTGACCGGCGGCGGGATCATGGTGCAGCGCCTGGGCGACCTGCTGATGGGCCGGCGCACCGACGTTTCCCGCCTGAAGCGTTCGACCACGGTGCCGACGCTGAAAAACGCGGTGCCGGGCGACCTTTCGTTCGTCCTCCCCCACCGCCACCTGACGAGCGTGGTGGAGGGGCTGAAAGCGTTCGACAAGCTTGCGCCCGGGCTCTACGCCAAAAACACGCTGCTCTACGGCGTGGAGGTGAAATTCTACTCCTCCAAGGTCAAGGTGGAAAACAATTTTGAAACGGCGATCAGCCGTCTTTACGCCATCGGGGACGGCGCTGGGATCACGCGGGGCCTGATGCAGGCTTCCGTCACCGGCGTCGTCGTCGCGAGGGACATCGCCGGGAAGCTCGCGTGA
- a CDS encoding Stage II sporulation protein E produces the protein MLLSAAGGEEKEGFCNSPGNAYHLKNLVVLKMKEKAIARQRLSFGELLAAPAAKKLTMQAACFAAGLICSRAVVFGKYAPFGVAAVAASPYGGLWAVLLGAFAGYLLPSGVVVPVRYIAAVLAAAAIRWTLSDLAKLRMHPFFAPLISMAPVLATGLAMGLVNGTDAGGIAMYVAESLLSAGGAYFFARTVNLILKGKGFAALKQQEIACVTMSAGIVVLAFSGLTVGGISVGRVLAVIAILFAARYGGVAGGSISGIAAGVVLSLSTAGVSYLSGAYALGGLMAGVFSPLGRLVSASAFVVSNAIASLQVGNREAVLIGLYEVMAATVIYMLWPAESGSRLSAVFTQPYDMLHSDGLRRSVIMKLDYAAKALGSVSESVEEVSRKLAKICAPDINGVYKRVIDDTCSRCGLRVYCWERNYSNTMDSFNHVTALLRENGKVTKEDFPKHFSDHCSHMAEITHNIDRQYAEFVTREAAERRVTQVRSVVADQFGTTSQMLSDMAHELELFERFDFSAAQRVSEVLRQCGVIPVDVSCRIDRFDRMSIEAEAAQLDRFHLNKAELTKQISRACGRTFETPCISMAQGKYRIQMSERPVYRIQSGFSQHVFGNGQLCGDSHEFFLDGCGRQIAVISDGMGTGGRAAVDGAMAAGIMATLIKAGIGFDCALKIVNSALLAKSGDESLSTLDLAAVDLFSGKVELMKAGAAVSVLRKGGKAVTVDMPSLPVGILTEASLSHKTVSLSAGDLIVLFSDGAVASGDDWVRELVGEWKGEVPQELAEEILAQAIKRRSDGHDDDITVLVMRMTEAKKEV, from the coding sequence GTGCTTCTTTCCGCCGCAGGCGGGGAGGAGAAAGAAGGGTTCTGCAATTCACCCGGAAATGCCTATCATTTAAAGAATTTGGTGGTGCTGAAGATGAAAGAAAAAGCGATTGCGAGGCAAAGGCTGTCGTTCGGCGAACTGCTGGCTGCGCCCGCCGCGAAGAAGCTGACGATGCAGGCGGCGTGTTTTGCAGCGGGGCTCATCTGCTCACGCGCCGTAGTCTTTGGAAAATACGCGCCGTTCGGCGTGGCGGCCGTGGCGGCGTCGCCTTACGGCGGGCTGTGGGCCGTGCTGCTGGGGGCCTTTGCCGGTTATCTGCTGCCATCCGGGGTTGTGGTCCCGGTGCGGTACATAGCGGCGGTGCTGGCCGCCGCCGCGATCCGGTGGACGCTCAGCGATCTGGCAAAGCTGCGGATGCATCCGTTTTTCGCCCCGCTGATCTCGATGGCGCCGGTGCTCGCGACGGGGCTGGCGATGGGGCTGGTGAACGGGACCGACGCGGGGGGAATCGCCATGTATGTGGCGGAATCCCTGCTTTCGGCGGGCGGGGCGTACTTTTTTGCCCGCACGGTGAATCTGATTCTGAAGGGCAAGGGGTTCGCGGCGCTGAAACAGCAGGAGATCGCCTGCGTCACGATGAGCGCCGGAATCGTCGTGCTGGCGTTTTCGGGGCTGACGGTGGGGGGGATCTCCGTGGGGCGGGTGCTCGCGGTAATCGCCATTTTGTTCGCGGCGCGCTACGGCGGCGTTGCGGGCGGCTCCATTTCGGGCATCGCGGCGGGGGTCGTGCTCAGCCTTTCCACCGCCGGGGTCAGCTACCTTTCGGGCGCTTACGCCCTGGGCGGGCTGATGGCGGGTGTGTTCTCGCCGCTCGGCCGTCTCGTTTCCGCCAGCGCGTTCGTCGTTTCCAACGCCATCGCCTCGCTGCAGGTGGGCAACCGAGAGGCGGTTCTGATTGGCCTTTATGAGGTGATGGCCGCGACGGTGATTTACATGCTGTGGCCGGCGGAGAGCGGAAGCCGCCTTTCCGCCGTGTTCACCCAGCCGTACGACATGCTGCACAGCGACGGCCTGAGGCGCTCCGTCATCATGAAGCTGGATTACGCGGCCAAGGCCCTGGGCAGCGTTTCGGAGTCGGTGGAGGAGGTTTCGAGGAAGCTCGCGAAGATCTGCGCGCCGGACATCAACGGCGTCTACAAGCGCGTGATCGACGACACGTGCAGCCGGTGCGGGCTGCGGGTCTATTGCTGGGAGCGCAACTATTCGAATACGATGGATTCGTTCAATCACGTGACGGCCCTCCTGCGCGAAAACGGGAAGGTCACGAAAGAGGATTTCCCGAAGCATTTTTCGGACCATTGCAGCCATATGGCGGAAATCACCCACAACATCGACCGGCAGTACGCCGAGTTCGTCACGCGCGAGGCGGCGGAGCGGCGCGTGACGCAGGTGCGCTCGGTCGTGGCGGATCAGTTCGGCACCACATCCCAGATGCTGAGCGATATGGCGCACGAGCTGGAGCTGTTCGAGCGGTTCGATTTCTCCGCCGCCCAGCGCGTGAGCGAGGTCCTGCGGCAGTGCGGGGTCATCCCGGTGGATGTGAGCTGCCGCATCGACCGGTTCGACCGCATGTCCATCGAGGCCGAGGCGGCGCAGCTCGACCGGTTCCACCTGAACAAGGCCGAGCTGACGAAACAGATTTCCCGCGCCTGCGGCCGCACCTTCGAGACGCCCTGCATCAGCATGGCGCAGGGCAAATACCGGATTCAGATGAGCGAGCGCCCCGTTTACCGGATTCAGAGCGGGTTCTCCCAGCATGTGTTCGGGAACGGGCAGCTCTGCGGCGACAGCCACGAGTTCTTCCTGGACGGATGCGGCCGGCAGATCGCGGTCATCAGCGACGGGATGGGCACGGGCGGCCGCGCGGCGGTGGATGGTGCCATGGCCGCCGGCATCATGGCGACGCTCATCAAGGCGGGGATCGGCTTCGACTGCGCCCTGAAGATCGTCAACTCGGCGCTTCTGGCAAAGTCCGGGGATGAATCGCTTTCCACGCTGGATCTCGCCGCCGTCGACCTGTTCAGCGGAAAGGTGGAGCTGATGAAGGCGGGCGCCGCGGTCAGCGTCCTGCGCAAGGGCGGAAAGGCGGTCACGGTGGACATGCCGTCCCTGCCGGTCGGAATCCTCACCGAGGCCAGCCTTTCCCACAAGACGGTATCGCTTTCGGCGGGCGACCTGATCGTCCTGTTTTCGGACGGCGCCGTCGCTTCGGGCGACGACTGGGTGCGCGAGCTGGTCGGGGAATGGAAGGGCGAAGTTCCGCAGGAGCTGGCGGAGGAAATTCTGGCGCAGGCGATCAAGCGCCGCAGCGACGGGCACGACGACGACATCACGGTTCTGGTGATGCGGATGACCGAAGCAAAGAAGGAAGTGTAA
- a CDS encoding Transcriptional regulator, GntR family / Aspartate aminotransferase encodes MEYVFSDRVLTLKPSAIREIFKFAADPEVISLSAGNPAPEAFPAREIAEISARVFAERPIDALQYSITEGYQPLRRRVTAYMKEHHGVGGPGDDILITSGAQQVMDLFTKSLCNEGDVILCEAPSFIGSLNTFRSYRARLRGIPMQSDGMDISLLEQALKEEPRAKFIYTIPNFQNPSGITMSLEKRRALYGLAKKYGVLILEDNPYGDLRFAGEEVPPVKSFDEDGIVLYAGTFSKVIAPGLRVGYAIGPKPILQKMIVCKQGEDVHTNIWSQIICDEYLEHYDFAAHLKDLRAVYRRKSGVLLEQLRRHLAPDVTWQPVEGGLFVWCTLPDSIPMPEFCKQAIERKVCVVPGNAFLVDETEPCQSFRINFSTPTDEQLVRAVEILGGLVRDMKQANHHK; translated from the coding sequence ATGGAGTATGTTTTTTCAGACAGGGTTTTGACGCTGAAGCCATCTGCGATCCGGGAAATTTTTAAATTTGCCGCCGATCCGGAAGTGATTTCGCTTTCCGCCGGGAATCCGGCGCCGGAGGCTTTTCCGGCGAGGGAGATCGCGGAGATTTCCGCGCGCGTTTTCGCCGAACGGCCGATCGACGCGCTTCAGTACAGCATCACGGAAGGCTACCAGCCGCTCCGGCGCCGGGTGACCGCTTATATGAAGGAGCACCACGGCGTGGGAGGGCCCGGAGACGACATCCTGATCACGTCGGGCGCGCAGCAGGTGATGGACCTTTTCACCAAATCCCTGTGCAACGAAGGGGACGTCATCCTGTGCGAAGCGCCCAGCTTCATCGGCTCGCTGAACACGTTCCGCTCCTACCGGGCAAGGCTGCGCGGAATCCCCATGCAGAGCGACGGCATGGACATTTCGCTTCTGGAGCAGGCGCTGAAGGAGGAGCCGCGCGCGAAATTCATCTACACGATCCCGAATTTCCAGAACCCCTCCGGCATCACGATGAGCCTGGAAAAGCGCCGCGCCCTGTACGGGCTGGCCAAAAAGTACGGCGTCCTGATCCTGGAGGACAATCCCTACGGCGACCTGCGCTTTGCGGGGGAAGAGGTCCCGCCGGTCAAATCCTTCGACGAGGACGGCATCGTGCTGTACGCCGGGACCTTCTCCAAGGTGATCGCTCCGGGCCTGCGTGTCGGCTACGCCATTGGGCCGAAGCCGATCCTTCAGAAGATGATCGTCTGCAAGCAGGGCGAGGATGTCCACACCAACATCTGGTCGCAGATCATCTGCGACGAATACCTGGAGCATTACGACTTCGCCGCCCACCTGAAGGACCTGCGCGCGGTCTACCGCAGGAAATCCGGGGTCCTGCTCGAGCAGCTCCGCCGCCACCTGGCACCGGATGTCACCTGGCAGCCGGTGGAGGGCGGCCTGTTCGTCTGGTGCACGCTGCCGGATTCCATCCCGATGCCGGAATTCTGCAAACAGGCGATCGAACGCAAGGTCTGCGTCGTCCCGGGCAACGCTTTTCTGGTCGACGAGACCGAACCCTGCCAGTCCTTCCGCATCAATTTTTCCACCCCCACCGACGAACAGCTCGTGCGCGCGGTGGAAATCCTGGGCGGGCTCGTGCGGGACATGAAGCAGGCCAATCATCATAAATAA
- the trpS gene encoding tryptophanyl-tRNA synthetase (Evidence 2a : Function from experimental evidences in other organisms; PubMedId : 8950174, 10706627, 12682299, 24572018; Product type e : enzyme) — protein sequence METKPEKKIIFSAIQPSGTITLGNYLGALKNWITLQDDYRCIFALADLHTITIRQDPVKFRRNTIEAYALFLACGIDLEKSLFFLQSHVHTHAELAWILDCYTQFGELSRMTQFKDKSAKHADNINAGLFTYPSLMAADILLYQSDLVPVGADQKQHLELARNIAERFNGIYSPTFTVPDGYIPKVGARVMSLQDPSRKMSKSDENANGYIAMLDSPDEILRKFKRAVTDSEARVRFAPGKDGVNNLMGIYSCVTGKTSEQIETEFEGKGYGDFKIRVAEAVIEEVRPIQERYNKLIADRGYLEQCYTESAQKALALSSRTLEKVMKKIGFLPKLFR from the coding sequence ATGGAAACAAAGCCGGAAAAAAAGATTATATTCAGCGCGATCCAGCCCAGCGGGACGATCACGCTGGGAAACTATCTGGGCGCGCTGAAAAACTGGATCACGCTGCAGGATGATTACCGCTGCATCTTTGCGCTGGCGGACCTTCACACCATCACGATACGGCAGGACCCCGTGAAGTTCCGCCGCAACACGATCGAGGCTTACGCGCTGTTTCTCGCCTGCGGGATCGACCTTGAAAAAAGCCTGTTTTTCCTGCAGAGCCATGTTCACACCCACGCCGAGCTCGCGTGGATTCTGGACTGCTACACGCAGTTCGGCGAGCTTTCGCGCATGACCCAGTTCAAGGACAAATCGGCGAAGCACGCCGACAACATCAACGCGGGGCTTTTCACCTACCCCAGCCTGATGGCCGCGGACATCCTGCTTTACCAGAGCGACCTCGTCCCGGTGGGCGCCGACCAGAAACAGCACCTGGAGCTGGCGCGCAACATCGCCGAGCGCTTCAACGGCATTTACAGCCCCACCTTCACCGTTCCCGATGGGTATATCCCGAAGGTGGGCGCGCGCGTCATGAGCCTTCAGGACCCTTCCCGCAAAATGTCGAAATCCGATGAGAACGCCAACGGGTATATCGCAATGCTCGATTCGCCGGATGAGATCCTGCGCAAGTTCAAGCGCGCCGTGACCGACAGCGAAGCCCGCGTCCGCTTCGCCCCAGGCAAAGACGGAGTCAACAACCTGATGGGGATCTATTCGTGCGTCACCGGAAAGACCAGCGAGCAGATCGAGACCGAATTCGAGGGCAAAGGCTACGGCGATTTCAAGATCCGCGTGGCGGAAGCGGTCATCGAGGAAGTGCGCCCCATTCAGGAACGCTACAACAAGCTGATTGCCGACCGGGGATATCTGGAACAGTGCTATACGGAAAGCGCGCAAAAGGCGCTGGCCCTGTCGAGCCGCACGCTGGAAAAGGTCATGAAGAAGATCGGGTTCCTCCCGAAGCTTTTCCGCTGA